One Micromonospora sp. WMMD1120 genomic region harbors:
- a CDS encoding HNH endonuclease family protein has translation MRIRLSAHFPRAAHAVAVAAAVVVASAGLVGLSAQPAPATPPGIPSKATAQSQLNALIVATEGSTSGYSRDLFPHWIAISGSCNTREQVLKRDGTSVVVDSSCAATSGRWYSPYDGATWTAASDVDIDHVVPLAEAWRSGANSWTTSRRQSFANDLSHPQLIAVTDNVNQAKGDQDPSTWQPPLSSYRCTYSKMWIAVKYTWGLRLQSSEKSALQAVLNTCSS, from the coding sequence ATGCGGATACGACTTTCTGCCCACTTCCCCCGCGCTGCGCATGCCGTCGCGGTTGCCGCCGCCGTAGTAGTCGCGAGCGCTGGCCTCGTCGGCCTCAGCGCTCAGCCGGCGCCAGCCACGCCCCCGGGCATCCCATCGAAGGCGACAGCGCAATCGCAGCTCAACGCGCTGATCGTGGCCACAGAAGGCTCGACCAGCGGCTACTCCCGCGACCTGTTCCCGCACTGGATTGCCATCAGCGGTAGCTGTAACACCCGCGAGCAGGTCCTCAAGCGCGACGGCACCTCGGTCGTCGTCGACAGCTCCTGCGCGGCCACCTCGGGTCGCTGGTACAGCCCGTACGACGGGGCGACCTGGACGGCGGCCTCCGACGTCGACATCGACCACGTGGTGCCTCTCGCGGAGGCGTGGCGCTCCGGCGCCAACTCGTGGACCACCAGCCGCCGGCAGAGCTTCGCCAACGACCTGAGCCACCCGCAGTTGATCGCGGTGACGGACAACGTCAACCAGGCCAAGGGCGACCAGGACCCCTCCACCTGGCAGCCGCCCCTGTCGTCGTATCGATGCACGTACAGCAAGATGTGGATCGCAGTGAAGTACACCTGGGGCCTGAGGCTGCAATCCTCGGAAAAGTCGGCGCTACAGGCCGTGCTCAACACCTGCAGCTCTTGA
- a CDS encoding tetratricopeptide repeat protein: protein MVTDDKPVWTVVAGVAAAVVGAFAPSVLEWVRVARQRRDRRDRAVAGALVAELPESVVWLLRPQAAVVGFVGRGWLLAALDRWCADPDASVVRLLVGAGGVGKTRLGRHFAGRLTGWECWAVALDGEATVAGQLETGDRPGRLLLTVDYAETRDPHALAHLLCIAQGAGGVRVLLLARSAGLWWSSLSAAYPPQAHLVDALTLPANVIEVPARIEDYTPQQIVGEAMVAFSARLGRRPPGDVPLGGLGSDVPVLRLHAQALLAVLGGPRGDDRYDVLAEVLGHEARYWRHRARRDGLPGAGASNADGVLRRLVAVAALLGADSREQAMELVRRVPGLGGAQPEVVNGYVDWLYGLYPAAGTGGGLGTLQPDLLAENLAVAVLSESTPAERSRILQGLAPGQAVQALTVLSRARSHQSDAAEMIEVALAADLPVMTEAVLQVGHQFPGMLASRAAALLVTAELDPDWVQRTARRVPHPSIEFGRIAVALTTHALTAAAAETESNDRAYLLTLHTIRLAEVGRRAEALAASQESLDLYRELADGNREAYLPNLATSVNNHAHKLAEVGRRAEALAASQEALDLYRELADGNPDAYLPDLAMSLNNHALQLAEVGRRAEALAASQEALDLYRELADGNPDAYLPDLAMSLNNHALQLAEVGRRAEALAASQEALDLRRRLADGNPDAYLPNLATSLNNHAPKLAEVGRRAEALAASQEALDLYRELADGNPDAYLPNLATSLNNHAHKLAEAGRRAEALAASQESVDLCRELADGNREAYLPDLAMSLNNHAPKLAEAGRHAEALAASQEALDLYQELADGNPDAYLPNLATSLNNHALQLLAAGRHAEALAASQEALDLRRELADGNRDAYLPDLAMSLNNHAVQLAAAGRRAEALAASQEAVQLNRELADGNRDAYLPNLATSLWTVGNIARILGETSEQILDSVAEGVRYFHELAATEPQAFSPRRDAAVSTLTDLRNSAINQQPKSPPPKSPHADEATPDTA, encoded by the coding sequence TTGGTCACGGACGACAAGCCGGTCTGGACAGTGGTCGCGGGCGTAGCGGCGGCGGTGGTGGGAGCGTTCGCGCCGTCGGTCCTGGAGTGGGTTCGGGTCGCGCGGCAACGGCGGGATCGGCGGGATCGGGCGGTCGCGGGGGCGTTAGTGGCGGAGCTGCCGGAATCGGTGGTGTGGCTTTTGCGCCCGCAGGCGGCGGTGGTCGGATTCGTGGGTCGTGGGTGGCTACTGGCGGCGTTGGACAGGTGGTGTGCGGATCCGGACGCGAGCGTGGTGCGGCTGCTGGTGGGTGCGGGCGGTGTAGGCAAGACCCGGTTGGGGCGACATTTCGCGGGCCGGTTGACGGGCTGGGAGTGCTGGGCTGTGGCACTCGACGGGGAGGCGACGGTCGCCGGGCAGCTTGAGACGGGTGACCGGCCGGGCCGGTTGTTGCTGACGGTGGATTACGCCGAGACCCGTGACCCGCACGCGTTGGCGCACCTGTTGTGTATCGCGCAGGGGGCCGGTGGTGTGCGGGTGTTGTTGCTGGCCCGGTCGGCCGGGTTGTGGTGGTCATCGCTGTCGGCGGCGTACCCGCCACAGGCCCATCTGGTGGACGCGTTGACCCTGCCGGCGAACGTCATAGAGGTACCGGCTCGTATTGAGGACTACACCCCGCAGCAGATCGTGGGGGAGGCGATGGTGGCGTTCTCCGCCCGGCTGGGTCGCCGGCCTCCGGGTGATGTTCCACTGGGCGGGTTGGGTTCTGATGTTCCGGTGTTGCGGTTGCATGCGCAGGCGCTGCTGGCGGTGTTGGGCGGGCCCCGTGGTGATGACCGGTACGACGTGCTGGCCGAGGTGCTGGGCCATGAGGCCCGGTACTGGCGGCACCGGGCCCGCCGCGATGGTCTACCAGGTGCGGGTGCGTCAAATGCCGACGGCGTACTGCGGCGGTTAGTCGCTGTGGCGGCGCTGCTGGGTGCGGACAGCCGTGAGCAGGCCATGGAGCTGGTCCGCCGGGTGCCGGGCCTAGGCGGGGCGCAGCCAGAGGTGGTCAACGGGTACGTGGACTGGTTGTACGGTCTGTACCCGGCAGCCGGGACGGGCGGTGGGCTGGGTACATTGCAGCCGGACCTACTCGCCGAGAACCTGGCGGTCGCGGTCCTGTCCGAAAGCACCCCGGCCGAGCGCAGCAGGATCCTGCAAGGGTTGGCTCCCGGTCAGGCGGTCCAGGCGTTGACGGTTCTGAGCCGAGCGCGCAGCCACCAGTCCGACGCTGCGGAGATGATCGAGGTGGCGCTGGCCGCGGATCTGCCGGTGATGACTGAGGCCGTGCTCCAGGTCGGCCACCAGTTTCCCGGAATGCTCGCCTCGCGGGCCGCGGCCCTGCTCGTCACGGCTGAACTCGATCCCGACTGGGTCCAGCGGACAGCGCGGCGGGTGCCGCACCCCTCGATCGAGTTCGGCCGGATCGCGGTCGCATTGACCACTCACGCGCTGACCGCCGCGGCTGCGGAGACCGAGTCAAACGACCGAGCGTACCTACTGACCCTGCACACCATTCGGTTGGCGGAGGTGGGGCGCCGCGCCGAGGCACTCGCCGCCAGCCAGGAATCCCTCGACCTCTACCGGGAGTTGGCCGACGGCAACCGTGAGGCCTACCTACCCAACCTCGCCACGTCGGTGAACAACCACGCTCACAAGTTGGCGGAGGTGGGACGCCGCGCCGAGGCACTCGCCGCCAGCCAGGAAGCCCTCGACCTCTACCGGGAGTTGGCCGACGGCAACCCCGACGCCTACCTACCCGACCTCGCCATGTCGCTGAACAACCACGCTCTTCAGTTGGCGGAAGTGGGACGCCGCGCCGAGGCACTCGCCGCCAGCCAGGAAGCCCTCGACCTCTACCGGGAGTTGGCCGACGGCAACCCCGACGCCTACCTACCCGACCTCGCCATGTCGCTGAACAACCACGCTCTTCAGTTGGCGGAAGTGGGACGCCGCGCCGAGGCACTCGCCGCCAGCCAGGAAGCCCTCGACCTGCGCCGGAGGTTAGCCGACGGCAACCCCGACGCCTACCTACCCAACCTCGCCACGTCGCTGAACAACCACGCTCCCAAGTTGGCGGAAGTGGGACGCCGCGCCGAGGCACTCGCCGCCAGCCAGGAAGCCCTCGACCTCTACCGGGAGTTGGCCGACGGCAACCCCGACGCCTACCTACCCAACCTCGCCACGTCGCTGAACAACCACGCTCACAAGTTGGCGGAGGCAGGACGCCGCGCCGAGGCACTCGCCGCCAGCCAGGAATCCGTCGACCTCTGCCGGGAGTTGGCCGACGGCAACCGTGAGGCCTACCTACCCGACCTCGCCATGTCGCTGAACAACCACGCTCCCAAGTTGGCGGAGGCAGGACGCCACGCCGAGGCACTCGCCGCCAGCCAAGAAGCCCTCGACCTCTACCAAGAGTTGGCCGACGGCAACCCCGACGCCTACCTACCCAACCTCGCCACGTCGCTGAACAACCACGCTCTTCAGTTGCTGGCGGCAGGACGCCACGCCGAGGCGCTCGCCGCCAGCCAGGAAGCCCTCGACCTGCGCCGGGAGTTGGCCGACGGCAACCGCGACGCCTACCTACCCGACCTCGCCATGTCGCTGAACAACCACGCCGTTCAGTTGGCAGCGGCAGGACGCCGCGCCGAGGCGCTCGCCGCCAGCCAGGAAGCCGTCCAGCTTAACCGGGAATTGGCCGACGGCAACCGCGACGCCTACCTACCCAACCTCGCCACGTCCCTGTGGACCGTCGGAAACATAGCGCGCATTCTCGGAGAGACGTCGGAGCAGATCCTCGATTCAGTTGCCGAAGGGGTGCGGTACTTCCACGAACTCGCAGCCACCGAACCGCAGGCGTTCAGCCCACGCCGAGACGCGGCGGTATCCACCTTGACCGACCTACGAAACAGCGCCATCAATCAGCAACCCAAATCGCCACCACCCAAGTCACCCCACGCCGACGAGGCAACTCCCGACACCGCTTAA